A region of the Chryseobacterium gotjawalense genome:
GGCATATGATTCAGAGCAATATCCGGGAAAAGTTGGTCGCCCGAACTTAAGACATGTTCCGTATTCCCGTACAGATGCAAAAGTCCGCCCATGAATAAAAATAACGAAATCACACCCACTAAAATAATTCCAAGAACGACCATGTTTTTTTGCGAATCTTTCAATCGGGTTACCGAAAGTGATTTCTGCATCATTTCCTGATCAATTCCCGTCATGGTAATCGTGATAAAAGCACCTGCTAAAATTTGTTTAAAAAAGAAAGCTTTGCTGTTTGTATCCGTGTTGAACACTTCTGTATACCCGAGTTTATTCATTTGAGAAATACTTTCTGTAAAGTTTAAATCCAGGTGATTCATCATGTAAACCGAACAGATAATCAGTCCCAAAAGCATACACGTCGTTTGCAAAGTATCGGTCCACACAATCGTCTTCACGCCTCCTTCGTAGGTATAAAGGATAATCATGATCAAGATGATCAAAGTCGTCACGATAAAAGGCACGCCTAAACTGTCGAGAATCGTCATCTGCAAAATATTCACGACCAAATATAACCTTGCCGTTGCGCCAACTAATCTTGAAACGATGAAAATCCAGGCGCCGGATTTATAAGAAAGATTTCCCATCCGCTGCTGAAGATATCCGTAAATCGAGGTGAGTTTCAGGCGGTAATAGAGTGGGAGAAGAACGTAAGCGATGACAATATACCCAATCAGATATCCAATGGTAATCTGCAAATAATGGAATTTATCTGCGCCAACTGCGCCTGGAACCGACACAAAAGTCACGCCCGAAAGCGAGGTTCCGATCATGCCAAACGCTACGAGCATCCAGTTGCTTTTTCGGTTTCCGATAAAAAAACTTTCGTTGTTACTGCCTTTTCCTGTTCGGTAGGCGACCCAAAGTAAAAGTCCAAAATACGCAATGATAATCAACAGCAACACAATCGGATTCATAGAATTTGAATTAAAATTTTCACAAATATAGTTTTTTGTTATGATTTGGGCGCTTTATCCGTCTCCCGTTACCGCTTTTTTTACGACACTTTGTTTTGCGAAAAGAAACTCCGTTCAAACCGCATGACGGTTCACCTATTCAAATAAAAACAGGAAATAATGAGAAAAATCGGGGATGAAATTTTCGTTGCTCCTGAAATTTTGGATAAAAAAAACCTTTTAGTTTTTCGCCAAAAGGTTTTTGAGTCAAATGTAGAGTTTGTCAAAATCTTTGAAAATCTGAAAATTCAAACATTAAGGTCATGAAGCGATTAAGGAAAATTAAGATTCATCAAAGATGACTTAAAAGCTTATTTCTCAAATTTCTTTCACCTTAATACAATCTTTCGTTATTTCTTACTGCTTCTTAATTTCTTCATGATAAAAAAAAATTTTAGTTTCGCCTTATTATTAAGACTTTTCCTTAATTTATTCCTGATCTTAATGGTAAAAAAATACAGTCATTCAGCAATTAAGGAAAATTGATCTTGATGGTGAAAAAAAGATTTTATTATTGTTTACAATAAAGATAAACAATGTTTAAAACAGTGAAAAATCACTTCGCCAATAAAACTTTAAATTCGGGCGTCGCATCAATGATTTTCTTAGCATAAGGACACGAAGCAACGATTTTGTAATTATTTTTTTCTGCCAATTCCACCGCAGCTTTTACCAGCTCCAGTCCCAAATCTTTTCCGCCAAATTCTTTGAATACTTCGGTGTGGATGATTTCCAAAATATTTCCGTTCACGTTATACTCCATGAATCCGGCTTTTTCTGCGTCGTAAAAAAGGTCGAAAGTTTTGTCGTTTTGTTCGATATTGATCATATCGTAATGTGGTGATATCATCTTATTTTATTTTAAAGTTTTTTCAATTCTTACATCAGGAATGATCCATAATAATGCCACAGTATAATATAAAATAACAGAAATAATAGGGTAAAAAAAGGAAAGTATAATTCCTGAAATATAAAGTCCTGCTGAAAGTTTTTCCTTTAAAGTAGATTTCAGCGCTTTTGCAATGGCGGAATCTTTACCTTCGATATCCAGGCAGAATTTTTCTAAAATGTTAAAAGCCAGTGCGCACATCAGCAAAATAAATCCATATAGGGCAACGGGATTTTCGGTAAAATTATTTTCTCCCATCCAGGCAGTGGCAAAAGGCAGTATCGAAAGCCAGAACAGCAGATGAAGATTGGCCCAAAGAACTTTACCGTTCACATGATTAACCGCTTGAAATAAATGATGATGGTTATTCCAGTAAATTCCAACATAAATAAAACTGAAAAGATAAGACAGAAATTTGAAAAGCAGAGGTTTCAATGCGTCGAAAGTATTCCCATCAGGTATTTGTAATCCTAATACCATAATGGTGATGATAATGGCGAGAACACCATCGCTGAACGCTTCTAATCTGCCTTTGGTCACGGTTTTTATTTTAAAGAATAAATTTACAGACAAAAAATGGAACGTTTTATAAAAACATTCCACTTTCCAGTCTTATTTCATTTAATGCTATTTCGTTTTCGAGGGAGCCCATTGGTCATAAGGGCTCATATCAAAACTGTTGACTTCATCCATACTCATTCCCAGAGCATTTGCAACGCCTTGTCCGTATTCCGGATCGGCTTTCCCGCAATTTCTGATGTGGCGGATCTGAACGAACTTTTCTGCGCCGCCAACCTGTGCTGCGGTATTTTTAAACAGCACTTCGGCTTTTCCCTCTGCTTTAATAATGCGGAATAAATTACCGGGCTGGGTAAAATAATCTTCATCGTCATCACGGAAGTTATACGCGTACGCATCGCCGTACAATTCCAGAGGCGGCTCTTTGGCGGACGGCTGTTCCTGCCATTCACCGTAGCTGTTTGGTTCATAATGTTTCGTGCCGCCATAATTCCCGTCAACGCGCATTTGACCATCGCGGTGATAAGCATGATACGGACATCTCGGTTTATTCACCGGAATCTGATAATGATTCACGCCCAATCGGTAACGCTGTGCATCACCGTAAGAAAATAATCTTCCCTGAAGCATTTTGTCGGGTGAGAAGCCAATTCCCGGAACAATATTCGTTGGATTAAAGGCGGCTTGTTCTACATCTGCAAAGTAATTTTCTGCATTTTTGTTCAGTTCAAATTCTCCTACTTCAATTAAAGGGAAGTCTTTTTTCGACCAGACTTTCGTTAAATCAAACGGATGAAAACGGTAGGTTTTGGCTTCCTCTTCAGTCATAATCTGAATAAACAGTTTCCATTTCGGGAAATTGCCTTTCTCGATATTGTCGAATAAGTCGCGCTGCGAAGATTCGCGATCCATTCCTACTATTTTTGCTGCTTCCTCATCGGTTAAATTATCGATTCCCTGCTGGGTTCTGAAATGGAATTTTACCCAATGGCGAACATTATCTTTGTTGATGAAACTGTAAGTGTGGCTTCCAAAACCATGCATGTGACGGAAACCGTTTGGGATTCCACGGTCACTCATGATAATGGTTATCTGATGCAGCGCTTCCGGCAGCAAAGTCCAGAAATCCCAGTTGTTTTGGGCACTTCGCATATTGGTTTTCGGATCGCGTTTTACGGCATGATTCAGATCAGGAAATTTCATCGGATCGCGGAAAAAGAAAACAGGCGTATTGTTGCCCACCAAATCCCAGATGCCTTCATCGGTATAAAATTTCAGGGCAAAACCCCGAATGTCTCTTTCTGCGTCGGCGGCACCACGTTCTCCTGCGACCGTAGAAAATCGCGCAAACATTTCTGTTTTTTTTCCGATTTCATTGAAAATATTGGCTTTGGTATATTGCGAAATATCGTGGGTTGCGGTAAACGTTCCAAAAGCACCGGAACCTTTCGCGTGCATTCGTCTTTCGGGGATTACTTCTCTGTCGAAGTTGGCCATCTTTTCTAAATACCAAAAATCCTGCATCAGCATCGGACCTCTTGGCCCTGCGGTTTGCACATTCTGATTGTCAGGAACCGGCGCTCCCGTTTGTCTCGTGAGTTTTTTCTTTTCTTCCATGATTGAATTGTTTTTTGAAGGAATAAAGTTAAGGATTAATACCCACGGTCATCATTTATTTTATCTAAAACGGTTATTTGTTTTAATTTTCAGTATTAATTTTTATTAATTCTATATCTAAATTATTTAAATGATGCGAAATAAAAAGAACAGCCATCCGGTTGACTGTTCTTTTAAACTGAATTTTTTCTTCTGTAAATAATAAAAGATTGTTTGAGTTTAAGGCGTTTTTTATTTTTAAATACAGAATTAATTATTTGAAAAAAATTGAAAATCTGTTATTTTCCCACTGAGATGTTCTTCTGCCGGAAGAAAACAGCAGGGGCTCATTTAAGATAAATTGAATCCATGATTTGCTTTAAGGAAATTACCGTGTAAATTTACTTTGATAATTTCCCGTTCAGAACTGCTTTCGGAAGGGGAACGAAATCATTTTCATCGCCGATAACCAGTGGGAAAGCCTCGTGGTTTTGCTCATGCCAATTGAGTTTTGCCTGCTCGATGACTTCTTTGTCAGAGTTGACAAAATTCCAGAAGATAAACCGCTCTTCCCCGAAAGGTTCACCGCCAAAAAGATACAGGGTGGCGTTTTCACCGGTTTCGAATTCACATAAGGTGGCATTTTTTGCAACCAGTAATTGTTTTCCGCCGAAAGTATTTCCTTCGATGTTCACATTTCCTTCCAGAATATACATCGCTACTTCGCCAAATAAATCCTTTCCGATGCTGAGTTTCCGTGCGGTTTTGCTTTTGATTTCGATAAAAAATAATGGAGAGTGAACCGGAACCGGGGATTTTCTTCCGAAAAGTTCACCGGCAATTAATTTAAACTGTAGATCGCCATCATTCCAAACGGGGATTTCATCTGCTTCGGTATGATGAAAAGCAGGTTCGCTTTGTTCTAAATTTTTCGGCAAACCGACCCAGATTTGAAATCCGTGAAGATGTTTTTCGCTATGTCTTAAATAGTCCGGCGTTCTTTCAGAATGGACAACGCCTTTTCCGGCGGTCATCCAGTTCACCGCGCCGGGTTTTATTTCAATGTCGCTGCCCAAACTGTCTTTGTGCTGAATAGAACCTTCCAAAAGATAAGTCAGCGTGGAAATCCCAATATGCGGATGGGGCGGCACGTCGAAGTTTTGATAATCTTTTAAAGCAATAGGACCCATATGATCGATGAAAACGAAAGGACCGACTGCCCGTTTTTCACGAAACGGAAGCAGTCTTCCCACTAAAAAGTTCCCGATATCGGCAGCTTTTTCTTCAATAATTATTCCGATGTTTGACATGATTTTTTAGGTTAGCTTATGAAATTAATATTTAATGATCTACCTCATCTACTTTCAAAAGGGTTTTAAGAATTCAAGATATTTTGACATTAATAAGCGGCGGTGAAAATCTGATGGTTGAATTTTTTGTTTTCAAGTTCATCAGCGATGGCTAGCGCTAAATCCTGAACGGAAAGTCTGGAGCGGCCATCTTGGTCAAAAACCGGTGATTCTGTTCCGAGACGGTATTTCCCTGTTTTTATTTGAGCGTCACTCTCACTGCTCATTTCGATTGCCGGACTGAAAAATTCCCAGTCGAGGGTTTTATTCTTACTTAGATTTTCTGCGAAATATTTTTTTACGGCGCTTGAGGCGGGGTACAGTTGCTTCGGAAAATCCGGTCCGTCAACAATATAATTGCCATCAATTTTCAAAGTTCCTGCGCCACCAATCACGATGAGTTTTTTTACACCGGAAATTTCTACCGTATTCTGAATAGATGTCGCTCCTTTCAGATACTCCTCATGAATATTGGGATTGGCCCAGCCCGGATTATAAGCGCTGATGACGGCATCACTGCCTTTTATAGCCTGCGATAAATCGGTTGGGTTGAAGATATCGATATTCTTTTTTTGAAGATTTTCGTGTTCAATAGTCAGTTTATCCGTATTTCTTGCGATGGCGGTTACCTGATGATTTCTTCCTAGAAGTTCTTTGAGAATGGCATTTCCTACATAGCCTGTAGCGCCGATAAGTGAGATTTTCATTTTTTTTAGAATTATAAATTAATAACTGAGTGAATCTTTAGGATGATGTAAATCTGTTTTTAAAAATAAGGCAAAGTTTTACCGGAAATCTAATCTTCCAGGTACCCAAATTTTCCATTATTATAATCATCGAAAGCCTGAAGGATTTCTTCGCGGGTATTCATTACGAAAGGGCCGTGAGGCGCAATAGGTTCATTTAAAGGTTCACCGCTTACGATTAAAATAATGCTGTCTTCGATGGCTTCTATGGTAAAGGTTTCTCCTTCATTTTTGAATAATACAAAATGATCGGTAGCAACTTTATCTTCGCCATTGACGATAATATTTCCCTCAATTACCAAAGCTGCAGTATTGAAATGGGCGGGGAAATTAAATTCTGCTTTTCCACCTTTTTTCAATTTGGCGTTCATCATATGAACCGGACTGAAAGTAGTTGCCGGACCTGTCTGACCCTGATAATCACCCGCAATCAATTCAATAAATCCGTTTTCAGCCAAATCTATTTTTGACATATCTGAATTAGCAATCGCTTGATATTGTGGTGTACTCATTTTGTATTTCGCCGGAAGATTCACCCAAAGTTGAACCATCTGAAAAATACCGCCTTTTTTTGACCATTCAGATTCGTGGAATTCTTTATGCAAAACGCCGGAAGCTGCCGTCATCCACTGTACATCGCCTTCGCCAATAATACCACCGCCACCTGCGGAATCATGATGCTCCACTTTTCCCTGATACGCAATGGTCACCGTTTCAAAACCGCGGTGAGGATGAACGCCAACCCCTCTTGGAACATTAGTCGGGCCAAAATTATATTTAGAATTATAATCCAACATAATGAATGGATCCATTCTTTTCATATCCAAACGGAGTCCGCTTGGAATAAAATTATGCACTCTAAAACCGTCACCCACAAAATGTGCCGGTCTTGGCGAAACGATTATTTCTACTTTTTTAGTTGCCATTTTCTTTTCTTATTTACAGATACAAATGTACACCAGAAAAAAAGCAAATACATTGATATAGGATAAGTTAAAAAAATATGGAATTTATTAAACCCCGTTTTTCTTAATTTACACTAAAATTATACCTGTGATTTCATATTGTTGCCATCTGTAGAATGAAGCCTTCTGAAAACGAATCCCGTAATTATGGTCAGAATCCCGACCAGAAAAAAGGTGTACCGGAATGCAACGTGTATTTTTCCAGAGGTTATGGCTGGGCTGTCTTCAAATAGTTTTAAGATGATTAAGCCAATCGCAATACCAAATCCTACGGCAAGTTGCTGATTGACTGCTAAGAGTGAATTTCCACTGCTCGTATGAGAATCCCGTAAATCTGCAATTGCAATGGTGTTCATCGATGTAAACTGAATGGAGTTGAAAAATCCGAGAATCGCGATGATGGGAACAAACCAAAATAGGGAAGTGTTAATTCCGGGCAAACCTAAACAGGCAATTAAGAAGCCGATGATAAACGTATTGATCATCAAGGTTCTTCGGTAGCCGAACCGGTCGAGAATTTTAATGACAAAAGATTTTCCCAGCATGGCTGTTAAAGCCATTGGTGCGACAATCCAACCGGAAATTACAGCGGATTGTCCGTAAGCAATTTGGATCATCAGTGGCACTAAAAGTGGAATAGAACTGATTCCCAATCGGGTTGCTAAGTTTCCTAAAATCCCTACGCGAAACGTTCTTACCTGAAATAAATTTAAAGGAAAAATAGGGTTTTCTGTTTTTTTGGCGTGAACGTAATAATAATAAATCATTAAAAATCCCAACGTGAAAATGAGCAAAATTAAAGTCGTGGGCTTTGCGGAGCCAAACATTTCCAGCGAAATGGAAAGTAGCAGCGAAGCCGAGGCAAATATTAAAAAACCCTTTAAATCAAACGTAATCGTTTGGGACCGGTAATCAGGCATGTATTTTAAACTGAGCAAAAGTCCAAGGAGTCCAATGGGAAGATTAATGAGGAAAATCCAGTGCCAGGATAAATAATCGACCATATATCCACCGACAAGTGGACCAAGGATAGGGCCGATCAGCGCTGGAATAATCGCATAATTCATCGCCTTCATCAGTTCATTTTTTTTAAAGGTCTTAATTAAAGCTAAGCGGCCGACTGGCGTCATCAAACTTCCACCAACGCCTTGAATAACTCTCGAAAGTACCAAATGGTTGAGGTTTTGAGAAAGGGCGCAAAGCAACGAACCCAAACTGAAAATTATCAAAGAAGTGATGAAGACTTTCCGCGTTCCAAATTTGTCGGCCAAAAATCCACTTACAGGCATGAACAAAGCCAGCGTTAACACATAACTGATAATCGCATTCTGCATGTTCAAAGGAGATTCGTGTAAGTCTTTTGCGATGGAAGGTAATGAAGTATTCAGAATGGTGGAATCCAACATCTGCATAAAAATGGCCGTTGCCAAAATTAAGGGAAGGAATTTTTTAACAGAAGTGTCCTGGTTCATAGGCATGACATAAATTAAAATTGATTGCAGCAAAGGTTCTGCCATCCCATTAGAAACTTTATAAAAATCTATCATAGATTCTCCCTATTGAGTGATCAGAAACTTACAGACGCTCCGCCGGGAGAAAAATAAAGGTAGCGAAAAACTCTTTATTCTAAAAACGGATCATTTGTAATGGGATCACTGATCGTGTTTTCCGCAAAAATCTGCGCCCCAGCCGGAAAGGAAATCCTTTGTTTCCGGTGGAAAAAGCGCTGGCTAAAAAAGATTGACTCTATGATTTTTTATTTGATCCGCTGAAACGCAGTCCTGTTTTGGGAGTGGAAGACGGAAATGTGCGCCCAAAATATTCCTGCTGCTTTTTGGTTTAAAAACCTTATTTTTGCAAAAATTTAATCCGAAGATTCGAGATTGAATTGAACCTAAAAAATATCCGAAATGGAACTCATACACAGAAACTTACTCATAGGAATTCACGACGCACTGCAGGAAACCTTTTTCGAAGACCGAAAATATGCTGATAAAGTAATCGAACGGCTTTTGAAATCACATAAACAATGGGGCAGCGAAGACCGAAAAGTAGTTGCGCAGATTTTTTACGATATCATCCGTTGGAAAAAACGCCTTGAATATTACATGGGCGAAGGTGTGAAACCGAACAATATTTACAAAATGATTTTGGCGTATTGTCTCTGGACCAAAACGCACTATAAAAAATTTGAAGAATTTGATGGCGTGAAAAACGCTGATATTCTTATTAAACTAAAGAAACATACCGTTCCTACCAAAGCGATTGAATATTCAATCCCCGACTGGTTGGCAGAAACTTTGGAAAAAGAACTCGGCAACAGCTGGGAAAGAGAAATGGTGGCGCTGAACGAGCAGGCTCCTACCATTCTTCGTGCCAATACTTTGAAAACCACCGCTAAAGAATTGGTTTCTGACTTGCGGGACGAGAATGTAGAAAGTTTCCTGATTCCGAATTATCCGGATGCCGTACAATTAGAGTTAAAGAAAAACGTTTTTTTAACCTCGGCCTTTAAAGATGGTTTATTTGAAGTTCAGGATGCAAGTTCCCAAAAAATTGGTGAACTTTTGGACGTAAAAGAAGGAATGCGTGTGGTGGATGTTTGCGCCGGAGCAGGTGGGAAAACCTTGCATTTGGCGGCTTTAATGAAAAATAAAGGTCAGATTATCGCCCTCGATATTTACGAATGGAAATTAGCAGAACTGAAACGTCGGGCCAAAAGAGCCGGCGCTCACAATATCGAAACGAGATATATCGACGATAATAAAGTGATCAAAAGACTGCATGAAAAAGCAGACCGTTTGTTGATCGATTCCCCTTGTTCCGGTTTGGGAGTTCTGAAAAGAAACCCCGATTCCAAATGGAAAATCGACCAGGAATTTATCGACAGAATCAAAAAAGAGCAGGAGAAAATTCTACAGGATTATTCTAAAATCTTGAAGAAAGGAGGAAAAATGATTTACGCAACCTGTTCTATTTTGCCAAGTGAAAATGATGAACAAGTCGCAAAATTCCTTAAAAACAATGAAGGATTTACTTTATTAAAAGAAGAAAAAGTGATGCCGAGCGAAGGCTACGACGGATTCTATATGGCGCTGATCGAGAGAAAAGCGTAAGAAATTAAAAGGAGCAAAATTTT
Encoded here:
- a CDS encoding pirin family protein, with amino-acid sequence MATKKVEIIVSPRPAHFVGDGFRVHNFIPSGLRLDMKRMDPFIMLDYNSKYNFGPTNVPRGVGVHPHRGFETVTIAYQGKVEHHDSAGGGGIIGEGDVQWMTAASGVLHKEFHESEWSKKGGIFQMVQLWVNLPAKYKMSTPQYQAIANSDMSKIDLAENGFIELIAGDYQGQTGPATTFSPVHMMNAKLKKGGKAEFNFPAHFNTAALVIEGNIIVNGEDKVATDHFVLFKNEGETFTIEAIEDSIILIVSGEPLNEPIAPHGPFVMNTREEILQAFDDYNNGKFGYLED
- a CDS encoding sodium:solute symporter encodes the protein MNPIVLLLIIIAYFGLLLWVAYRTGKGSNNESFFIGNRKSNWMLVAFGMIGTSLSGVTFVSVPGAVGADKFHYLQITIGYLIGYIVIAYVLLPLYYRLKLTSIYGYLQQRMGNLSYKSGAWIFIVSRLVGATARLYLVVNILQMTILDSLGVPFIVTTLIILIMIILYTYEGGVKTIVWTDTLQTTCMLLGLIICSVYMMNHLDLNFTESISQMNKLGYTEVFNTDTNSKAFFFKQILAGAFITITMTGIDQEMMQKSLSVTRLKDSQKNMVVLGIILVGVISLFLFMGGLLHLYGNTEHVLSSGDQLFPDIALNHMPPFISIIFIVALISALFPSADGAMTALTSSLCIDIFGLREKPISQKEQEKFRKRVHLIVAFAFLVMVIIFKLINDNSMIGLILKMAGFTYGPLLGLFAFGIFTKFKVIDKWVPYVCVAAPVISFLIDKYQENFFGDFKIGLELLIINGLITFFGLWLIRKK
- a CDS encoding NAD(P)-dependent oxidoreductase — encoded protein: MKISLIGATGYVGNAILKELLGRNHQVTAIARNTDKLTIEHENLQKKNIDIFNPTDLSQAIKGSDAVISAYNPGWANPNIHEEYLKGATSIQNTVEISGVKKLIVIGGAGTLKIDGNYIVDGPDFPKQLYPASSAVKKYFAENLSKNKTLDWEFFSPAIEMSSESDAQIKTGKYRLGTESPVFDQDGRSRLSVQDLALAIADELENKKFNHQIFTAAY
- a CDS encoding RsmB/NOP family class I SAM-dependent RNA methyltransferase — its product is MELIHRNLLIGIHDALQETFFEDRKYADKVIERLLKSHKQWGSEDRKVVAQIFYDIIRWKKRLEYYMGEGVKPNNIYKMILAYCLWTKTHYKKFEEFDGVKNADILIKLKKHTVPTKAIEYSIPDWLAETLEKELGNSWEREMVALNEQAPTILRANTLKTTAKELVSDLRDENVESFLIPNYPDAVQLELKKNVFLTSAFKDGLFEVQDASSQKIGELLDVKEGMRVVDVCAGAGGKTLHLAALMKNKGQIIALDIYEWKLAELKRRAKRAGAHNIETRYIDDNKVIKRLHEKADRLLIDSPCSGLGVLKRNPDSKWKIDQEFIDRIKKEQEKILQDYSKILKKGGKMIYATCSILPSENDEQVAKFLKNNEGFTLLKEEKVMPSEGYDGFYMALIERKA
- a CDS encoding MFS transporter, which encodes MIDFYKVSNGMAEPLLQSILIYVMPMNQDTSVKKFLPLILATAIFMQMLDSTILNTSLPSIAKDLHESPLNMQNAIISYVLTLALFMPVSGFLADKFGTRKVFITSLIIFSLGSLLCALSQNLNHLVLSRVIQGVGGSLMTPVGRLALIKTFKKNELMKAMNYAIIPALIGPILGPLVGGYMVDYLSWHWIFLINLPIGLLGLLLSLKYMPDYRSQTITFDLKGFLIFASASLLLSISLEMFGSAKPTTLILLIFTLGFLMIYYYYVHAKKTENPIFPLNLFQVRTFRVGILGNLATRLGISSIPLLVPLMIQIAYGQSAVISGWIVAPMALTAMLGKSFVIKILDRFGYRRTLMINTFIIGFLIACLGLPGINTSLFWFVPIIAILGFFNSIQFTSMNTIAIADLRDSHTSSGNSLLAVNQQLAVGFGIAIGLIILKLFEDSPAITSGKIHVAFRYTFFLVGILTIITGFVFRRLHSTDGNNMKSQV
- a CDS encoding catalase, with the translated sequence MEEKKKLTRQTGAPVPDNQNVQTAGPRGPMLMQDFWYLEKMANFDREVIPERRMHAKGSGAFGTFTATHDISQYTKANIFNEIGKKTEMFARFSTVAGERGAADAERDIRGFALKFYTDEGIWDLVGNNTPVFFFRDPMKFPDLNHAVKRDPKTNMRSAQNNWDFWTLLPEALHQITIIMSDRGIPNGFRHMHGFGSHTYSFINKDNVRHWVKFHFRTQQGIDNLTDEEAAKIVGMDRESSQRDLFDNIEKGNFPKWKLFIQIMTEEEAKTYRFHPFDLTKVWSKKDFPLIEVGEFELNKNAENYFADVEQAAFNPTNIVPGIGFSPDKMLQGRLFSYGDAQRYRLGVNHYQIPVNKPRCPYHAYHRDGQMRVDGNYGGTKHYEPNSYGEWQEQPSAKEPPLELYGDAYAYNFRDDDEDYFTQPGNLFRIIKAEGKAEVLFKNTAAQVGGAEKFVQIRHIRNCGKADPEYGQGVANALGMSMDEVNSFDMSPYDQWAPSKTK
- a CDS encoding TMEM175 family protein, with translation MTKGRLEAFSDGVLAIIITIMVLGLQIPDGNTFDALKPLLFKFLSYLFSFIYVGIYWNNHHHLFQAVNHVNGKVLWANLHLLFWLSILPFATAWMGENNFTENPVALYGFILLMCALAFNILEKFCLDIEGKDSAIAKALKSTLKEKLSAGLYISGIILSFFYPIISVILYYTVALLWIIPDVRIEKTLK
- a CDS encoding pirin family protein; translation: MSNIGIIIEEKAADIGNFLVGRLLPFREKRAVGPFVFIDHMGPIALKDYQNFDVPPHPHIGISTLTYLLEGSIQHKDSLGSDIEIKPGAVNWMTAGKGVVHSERTPDYLRHSEKHLHGFQIWVGLPKNLEQSEPAFHHTEADEIPVWNDGDLQFKLIAGELFGRKSPVPVHSPLFFIEIKSKTARKLSIGKDLFGEVAMYILEGNVNIEGNTFGGKQLLVAKNATLCEFETGENATLYLFGGEPFGEERFIFWNFVNSDKEVIEQAKLNWHEQNHEAFPLVIGDENDFVPLPKAVLNGKLSK
- a CDS encoding GNAT family N-acetyltransferase; the encoded protein is MISPHYDMINIEQNDKTFDLFYDAEKAGFMEYNVNGNILEIIHTEVFKEFGGKDLGLELVKAAVELAEKNNYKIVASCPYAKKIIDATPEFKVLLAK